One window from the genome of Caldisericum sp. encodes:
- a CDS encoding OPT/YSL family transporter, with product MQEKLAKELRLRTIVIAALGSAVISMSSIYVALRMGALPWPTIFVAIVSMAVLKALKNTNLKEINVAHTGMSAGALVAGGIAFTIPGIWMISENVQVNFLYVFLTSLIGALIGVFMVVLIREFFIEKSNLPYPVGVATAQTLIAGDEGGKKSKIVFSSLTLSAIFTFLRDGFSKIPQAIMIKGLENYGIGFFMSPMAFGIGYIIGIFYMGIWFVGSVIGNILIPVFFSTSLGGIDKAVIFKNNLGIGLIIGGGIALLIKDIIPKLDTIFKNAFQKLNVSYKILAVVLVAILGIEIYFLKLGIVASILTLVGASVSVVMAAYTDGATGIVPMEIFGIIILLFIKLVVGAKTLSYLPLFAVACIVAVASGVAGDNLQDFKTGSIIGTNPNAQVISELVGAIVGAVFGSLALFILHAAYGKMGPNTFLVAPQAYAVSQMIQGLSDPRSFTFGLLTGFVLYFFKVPSMILGIGIYLPFIISLTAFLGSSLRVIIDKFFPKQSENLTLVSSGLLGGEGFAGTIVAIVKFIWRL from the coding sequence ATGCAGGAAAAACTTGCAAAGGAATTAAGACTTAGAACTATTGTTATTGCTGCGTTAGGCAGTGCTGTAATCTCAATGAGTTCCATCTATGTTGCACTAAGAATGGGGGCGCTTCCCTGGCCAACTATTTTTGTTGCAATTGTTTCAATGGCTGTATTAAAAGCCCTCAAGAACACAAATCTCAAAGAAATTAATGTTGCTCATACAGGAATGTCTGCAGGTGCACTTGTTGCAGGAGGTATTGCCTTCACAATCCCAGGTATCTGGATGATCAGCGAAAATGTACAGGTTAATTTTCTTTATGTCTTTCTTACCTCACTTATCGGGGCGCTTATAGGCGTTTTTATGGTAGTCCTGATAAGAGAATTCTTCATCGAAAAGTCAAACTTGCCGTATCCAGTCGGTGTTGCAACCGCACAAACTCTTATTGCTGGCGACGAAGGTGGAAAAAAATCAAAAATTGTTTTTTCTTCGTTAACGTTATCCGCAATTTTTACCTTTTTGCGTGATGGTTTTTCGAAAATTCCACAGGCAATTATGATAAAGGGCCTCGAAAACTATGGGATAGGCTTTTTTATGTCACCTATGGCTTTCGGCATCGGGTACATAATTGGTATCTTTTACATGGGCATCTGGTTTGTAGGCAGTGTCATCGGTAATATTTTAATCCCTGTATTCTTCTCAACCTCCCTTGGAGGAATTGATAAGGCAGTTATTTTCAAGAACAATCTTGGTATAGGTTTGATTATTGGTGGAGGTATCGCACTACTCATAAAGGACATTATTCCAAAACTTGACACAATTTTTAAAAACGCCTTTCAAAAATTAAATGTGTCTTATAAGATACTTGCAGTTGTTTTGGTTGCAATCCTCGGTATAGAAATTTATTTCCTTAAATTGGGCATTGTAGCAAGCATATTAACCCTCGTAGGTGCTTCTGTTTCCGTAGTAATGGCTGCATACACTGATGGTGCAACTGGAATAGTTCCAATGGAGATTTTCGGAATTATTATCCTCCTTTTCATTAAACTTGTGGTAGGTGCAAAAACGCTTTCATATCTTCCACTATTTGCTGTTGCATGCATTGTTGCGGTTGCAAGCGGAGTTGCTGGAGACAATTTACAGGATTTTAAAACAGGTTCGATCATTGGGACAAATCCAAACGCACAGGTTATTTCTGAACTCGTAGGTGCTATTGTTGGTGCAGTCTTCGGCTCTCTTGCGCTTTTTATCCTTCACGCTGCATACGGAAAAATGGGACCCAATACATTTCTTGTTGCACCACAAGCATATGCAGTGTCGCAGATGATACAGGGACTTTCGGATCCAAGAAGTTTCACTTTCGGGCTTTTGACTGGGTTTGTCCTGTACTTTTTCAAAGTTCCATCTATGATTCTTGGTATAGGTATTTATCTTCCTTTTATAATCTCACTTACTGCATTCCTTGGAAGCTCTTTGAGAGTTATTATTGATAAGTTCTTCCCGAAGCAGAGCGAAAACCTCACTCTTGTTTCCTCTGGACTTTTAGGTGGAGAAGGGTTCGCAGGAACAATTGTTGCAATTGTTAAGTTTATTTGGAGGCTCTAA
- a CDS encoding P1 family peptidase, which translates to MGSITDVKGVLVGNYEDFNNITGATAIIIEKGATASVDVRGGAPGTRETDLLNPENLVEYVNAIYIGGGSALGLEGASGVSRFLEEKNIGFDTGVKKVPIVSGAIIFDLSIGNPVYPDLNAGYIAAKNATDNFNLNGNVGAGVGATVGKIRGMEFAMKGGLGTESIKLGDLVVGALVVINALGDIYDFDNKIIAGALNDQKDGFINTEEFILKAHSTQVPFKNTTVGVVATNAKLTKSKLKRLAIISHDAIGRRIKPSHTIFDGDTIFTIATNEVEFEDLLTLGVLFESVLEKAIIKAVVNAKSLGNIKAFADFRI; encoded by the coding sequence ATGGGAAGCATTACAGATGTAAAAGGTGTTCTTGTTGGAAATTATGAAGATTTTAATAATATAACTGGTGCAACCGCAATCATTATTGAGAAAGGAGCAACCGCCTCTGTAGATGTAAGGGGGGGTGCTCCCGGCACAAGGGAAACAGACCTTCTAAACCCGGAAAATCTTGTCGAATATGTTAATGCAATCTATATTGGCGGAGGAAGCGCTTTGGGTCTTGAAGGTGCAAGTGGGGTATCGAGATTTTTAGAAGAGAAAAATATAGGTTTCGATACCGGCGTAAAAAAGGTTCCTATTGTAAGCGGTGCAATTATTTTTGACCTTTCAATTGGAAATCCCGTTTATCCTGATTTAAATGCAGGGTATATTGCAGCAAAAAACGCAACGGATAATTTTAACCTGAACGGAAATGTTGGTGCTGGCGTTGGTGCAACCGTTGGAAAAATAAGAGGAATGGAATTTGCAATGAAAGGCGGACTTGGGACTGAAAGCATAAAACTTGGAGATCTTGTTGTTGGGGCTCTTGTTGTCATAAATGCGCTTGGAGACATCTATGACTTTGACAACAAAATTATTGCAGGTGCCTTGAACGACCAGAAAGACGGCTTCATAAATACTGAGGAATTTATTCTCAAGGCTCACTCAACACAGGTTCCCTTCAAAAACACAACAGTTGGAGTAGTTGCAACTAATGCGAAACTCACGAAGAGCAAACTTAAGCGACTTGCTATAATCTCGCATGATGCAATTGGAAGGAGAATAAAGCCGTCCCATACAATCTTCGACGGGGATACCATATTTACTATTGCAACAAATGAAGTTGAGTTTGAAGACCTCTTAACCCTTGGTGTGCTTTTTGAGAGTGTGCTTGAAAAAGCGATAATAAAAGCGGTAGTTAACGCAAAAAGTCTGGGAAACATTAAGGCATTTGCCGATTTTAGAATATAA
- the bcp gene encoding thioredoxin-dependent thiol peroxidase: MVEENKLAPDFELKDSEGNLVKLSDFRGKTVILYFYPKALTSGCTKEAQDFRDNYEEIKKLGTEVIGVSGDKVETIKKFKQKENLPFILLSDEGFKVSTEYGVYKEKSMYGKKYMGIERSTFIIDKDGIVRKIMRKVKVPNHVKEVIEEIKKLG; this comes from the coding sequence ATGGTTGAAGAAAACAAGTTAGCGCCAGATTTTGAATTGAAAGATTCCGAAGGCAATTTAGTTAAGTTGAGCGACTTTAGAGGAAAAACTGTAATACTTTACTTCTATCCAAAGGCACTTACTTCAGGATGCACGAAAGAAGCCCAGGACTTCAGAGACAATTACGAAGAGATTAAAAAACTTGGAACAGAAGTTATTGGCGTTAGCGGTGACAAGGTGGAAACGATAAAAAAATTCAAGCAAAAGGAGAATCTTCCATTTATTCTTCTTAGTGACGAAGGCTTCAAAGTTTCAACCGAATACGGAGTATACAAAGAGAAAAGTATGTATGGAAAAAAGTATATGGGCATAGAAAGGTCAACTTTCATAATCGATAAGGATGGTATTGTAAGAAAAATAATGAGAAAGGTTAAGGTACCAAACCATGTAAAAGAAGTAATCGAAGAAATTAAAAAATTGGGGTGA
- a CDS encoding cysteine hydrolase has product MKALIIVDMLKDFVEDWGALKINGAKTIIPYIKELKDQFKKENLPVIYLADAHDKYDKEFAIWPPHCVEGTVGAEVVDELKPEEGDILIKKKTYSGFFNTNLDETLKSLNVNEVYIVGVATNICVHYTASDAVLRGYKVVIPWKCTKGVTEEDEAYMKKHFENVLKVTII; this is encoded by the coding sequence ATGAAGGCACTTATAATCGTTGATATGCTTAAGGACTTTGTTGAAGACTGGGGGGCACTTAAAATAAACGGTGCAAAAACCATTATCCCTTATATAAAGGAATTAAAAGACCAATTTAAAAAGGAAAATCTTCCGGTTATCTATCTTGCCGATGCGCACGACAAATATGACAAAGAATTCGCTATCTGGCCACCACATTGTGTAGAAGGAACTGTCGGAGCAGAGGTTGTTGACGAACTAAAACCTGAAGAAGGTGATATATTAATAAAAAAGAAAACTTATTCAGGCTTTTTCAACACAAATTTGGACGAAACTCTAAAGTCTCTTAATGTCAATGAAGTTTATATCGTAGGTGTTGCAACAAATATATGTGTCCACTACACAGCATCGGATGCAGTTCTCAGAGGATACAAAGTTGTGATTCCATGGAAATGTACAAAAGGCGTAACCGAAGAAGACGAAGCATATATGAAAAAACACTTCGAGAATGTCTTAAAGGTAACCATAATTTAG